The Eleutherodactylus coqui strain aEleCoq1 chromosome 10, aEleCoq1.hap1, whole genome shotgun sequence genome contains the following window.
TTGATACACATTTGCTTTCTTCTTGACTTTCTATGTAATTTCCTATGGAACAAAAACACAATGGGTTTAAGCAGCTAACACCATAAATTATGGTACAGTGGGTTAGGGTGCTTTCGAATgtgcactggggattccgctttcctgctccgttcagggagcaggaaagggcaaTCCCCGAGGCTAATCGGCTTCATCTCTGTGCCGGGTGAACTCCATTGACCATAATGGTGTCCACCCGCTTTCCACCCAGTTGGCCAGCTTTTGGACGAAagagaaagtgctgcatgcagcgcttttcctgCCAATATTTTCAGCCGCATCAGTGACGGAACTTCTGGCTgcaggttccaacgcagatgtaaaagtacccttagaatCTCAGGCTGAGCACAAACTTTGAATTTTGGTACGATTTTAACACGTCAGAGTGAAAGCCGCAGAAGAACAAAGTGTTATAGAAACAGTTCTAGAAATGTTCCTTAAGATGATGCTATAGAAAACTGTAGTGGCCTTTACATGCAAGTTTCAAAGTATTAGTTTTTGCTGTTGCAGTGAATGAGGAATAAAACAAATATTACAGCAAATTGAATATGTTGCATTTTTCCATAAACAGACTAGACTCTAGACTGATACATTTTAGCAAAAGCAGTGTATAATGTTAGCAAAACCCAGTATAATGTTCTTCACGCTATGTCTTCTCGGTATATTAGAGATAGAGAAGCAGGATATCCTATTCTTTCTTTGTGCAGTGTATAGTAGACATCATAGCAgttagtctccacccaccagctcagggaagactgataATTAGATATAGAGCCTGCAAAGAGGAAAACAGACTTGCTGTCTGTTAATGAAAACTTTCTTGTTTACATTCCAAGGCCAAAAACAAGTGGATAAAATGACATACAGTGTAGGTATTTAGCTcatagagcattgtctagacttaTGCAATTTCATCCATTTATGAGTTGAGAGCCGGTTTCAGGTGCCTCTGAATGTAAACAAGAAGTTCTAATTAACTGACATCAAACTGCAATATATAAATGGGTAAAGAACTGAAATACAAAGTTTATTagaaaagttgcagaactttataTTTGTACAGTTATTAAAGTGTATCAAGCTTTTCagctaacttttcagaataagctgccatatgtatatgtgtgtacatgaggaataacactatttctgtccATTATATGATTCGAATATGGTATTTTTCTACAGCTAACCTCTCTGCAGGCTCTATATCTAATtatcagtcttccctgagctggtgggtgggcactagctgctatgatgcttACTATACACTGCACAGAGAGAGTAGAAGATCCTGCTCCTTTATCTCCCATATACAGAAAAGGAACTGCATGAAGAACCTTATACTGCAGTAtagatgtgaatccagcactTAATTTAACTAAAACACTTACTAGACGCTGTGGCTATAACTGTGTGTGAGCCTCCCTGCCTCTTTTACCCTTCAgtagctccctcctcctcctgcccttcCATATACTTTAATAGACAGTATGAGACAGCAACAAGCAACGACTAACCCAATTTTCTGCAATCTGGTTCAGTGTTTCTGCTACCAGACAGATTTACCATGACAATAGTCAGTGGACAGAAAGTTAGAAGTAAGTGAAACTCCCAGTGGCAAGCAACTTATCATgttaggtaaaaaaaattatttgtagttttgctagttatcaccaTCTGAGCGGAATTTCCCATGTGAACAGAAGATGCACAGCCAGCCTATGAGGATCAGCGGTTATTACATTGGGTAACCTTTTGGCCAGTATAAAATgccattattaataataataataataataatcttttttatatagcaccaacatatgcaAATCAGGGACACATACACCAAACAAGTTGGTCACAGGAGGTTACAGACTATAAGGACGTAGGGGTGACAAGAGATATAAAAGTTTCTTCTGGGcagccttaaaagggttgtctcgcggcagtaagtggggctatacacttctgtatggccatattaatgcactttgtaatatacatcgtgcattaaatatgagccatacagaagttatacacttacctgctccgttgctggcgtccccgtctccatggtgccgtctaacgctgtcttctccttccatttagacgcgcttgcgctgtgcagtcttctgctgtgttcaatggagccgctccagcgtgctcgcgccggagagctggtctgaaGACCACGGTGGCGCGAGCacccggagcggctccattgaacacagcagaagaccgcacagtgcaagcgcgtctaaatggaaggagaagacagcgttagacggcaccatggagacgaggacgccaacaACGGAGCAggcaagtgtataacttctgtatggctcatatttaatgcacgatgtatattacaaagtgcattaatatggccatacagaagtgtataaccccacttgctgccgcgagacaacccctttaatgtatatggTACTATACATTAAGCTGTGTGAGTCAATCACCAGTTGTGTTTGTGTGTGAACAGGTAAGAGGTGCAATGTGGTGCATGGGGGATGCAGTAGGAAGAAAGGGGTCAGGTGTAGAAGCAGAATAGACGGAGAAGAGTTtggattagggaatatggtaggtCTCCCTACATTACTTGCCCAATCTTTTACTACCCCAGTGGCAGATAAACTATTATACATTGTGAGTATTGCTTACCTGGACATGTGTCCACAGATACCAGATCTGGCTGAGCAGCATGATAAAATCCTTCACTACTATATTTCTGGAATTCAATAATATCAGGAAAAGAGCTGGCTCCGTAACCCATATTGATAATGGGAGATAACCTTTGTTCAGATGAAGATGATGCCATTTGACTTGGAGGTGGTGGACTGGCAACTGGTAAGTGTATTCCACTAGGTTTTTTTGGAATAGGTGGTGGAACCTTTATTCGCTTTTTATCAATATATGTCAAGCTATGTAGGGATATTCTTTCTGGAAATAGTTTTCCCTTCATGAATTCGTCTTCTTCAGCACTGATCTGTGAGTAACACCTTATATCTGATGATGTTGTTTGGAAGTAACTGTCCGGAGGTGGAGATGGGTCTAAAGAAGGTGGTGTTTCCATACGAGCTTCATTATCATAATTCTTTTTGGGACGCATTGTTCCAATCACCATGTATGCATCTTGAGGAGATGATTGATCTCGAAGATATTTTCCAGGTgaagatggtgacatcacaggcgATTCTGGTGTTACTGCAGTAGATCTGTAAGAAAGGCTGTTAGGTCTTCTTGACATTGGAGGTTTTTCGGCAACTGGTGGCTTCGTCTTCTTCTCTGGCAAGGGGAAAGCCTCATCTGTCAATTCCTCAATATGATCTACAATATCCAAACTGTCGTCTGCTTCTGATTTGCTGACTGATCTAAGACGAATTGACCGTAGGTCTGACTGAGTTACCATTGGCATGATGGGTTGCACTGGACTGGTTTTCTGATTCGGAGATTTAGAGCTAAAAGTTGACTCCGAATGGTTTCTGCTAGTCCTCACCTTGTTCTTTGAAGACTTTCTTACACTAGTCAGATCCAGATgtgtgggtggggttagaggtaaaTCAAATGTCTGTCGAATATTAGGACTTCTATCTATCGGAGAAACAGCAGGAAGGGATGATTTTCTTTCAGGAACCATGGGCCTTATCCTATTGGTCTGATAAGGTGAGTGCCCTAAAATTAATGATGTTGGTATTGCAGTTGGAGTCTCTGACTGGCTTGAGTAACCACTAGATGGGGACATTAAACCTGGAGGCTTTCCTGGTGATGACATCTTGGAATCAGTCTCTATGGAAACCTGGGAGGGAGTTGTGGCTCTTGAATTGAACAGAGATGTAAGTGACTCTGAACTCCCTTGTACCCTCTTGCACTCTATCACTGTGGTACCTGTTGCTGTACTAGAGCCAGATAATGTCCTATGCAAGTCGCTGGACCTGCAATCTCCGAAATTCCAGTTCTGATTAAAATGCATGCTTCTTGATGTTGGCATGGTGGCATTACCTTGTACTGATGTCTGAACGTAACTATTTCCTTGACTATCATATGCAATACAGAGGCTTTTAGGTCTTTGGTCCTTTGGCATGGTAGCTACAGGCTGTAATTTTTGACCAGATATATCTTTTATCAAGGAAACGCTACGTGCCGGAGGAGAAGGCTTTTTCTTTGGCTTTCGCAATGAGATACTTCTGGATCTTCTGCGCTCTGCACTTTCTTGATCAGTTACAGCAGAAACATTTTCTGTACTTGTGCTTTCCTCCGAGCTTCCACTGGGATAATTTAGGGCATAGtctccacttcctctcctgtTTTCTGTGTAAGTAATATCTACTGAAGACATAGAACCAGAGTCCGTGGGCATTGATAATGACCTTTCTCTGAATGTGCACTCGCTGGAAGAAGTTGGTAAGGTTGACGAGTTAGTCATGTTACTTGCCCCTGAATGACTAGGATAGAAGACAGATTTTGATTTCTCTATCTTTATTTGTTCAACAGATGGTGATGGGAGTGTTGCACTTGAGCAAGAGCTTCCCAAATTGGTCCTTGTGTTGTCTTTCCTTATTTTAAAAGATCCACTTTTACTAATGCCAGGTGATGCCATGGATGTGCTGGAACCTCTTGCTAGTTCACTGGCATGGGACTGTTGACTTTTTACTGGGCTAGACGGCGTCATATAGTTGAATGTATTTCCCTGACAGTTTGAGTTTGCAGTGTCCTTGGATCCATTACATGGAGGGCTAGAATAGATCATACTTGCACTATCCATACTGCTTGGCGATTGTAATATATGACCAAGATCGCTGAAAGTCTTTCTTAATGGCAGCTGCTGAGGATGAGGTGTTGCCGCTCTTCCTCCTGGGTGCCTCCCATGGGACGATTCTGATTTTGCAGGTGGAGAATCTGGTGGGTCAAGATTCTGATCACTGCTTGTCATTCCATTGACATTTCCTATAGAGTAGAAAGTAATCCATGATTTATAAAGATTATATAGTAGCATATTGATGAACCGCAAAAGAAACCAATTACCCTGAGTCATGACGTTACCCTATAATTACTGATCACCTAACCTAAGCCACAGAATGGGTTGGAATTTAGTAGATTATGTTTGGGCAAAAACAACCTTTCCCTTTCGATACTGCTCTTACAGCAGTCCCAATTCTTTCCTTGTCATTGGGAATTAGTACAGAATTTGAAGGCAAGGCTCCAGATGGCAACTAAATTGGTCACCAAAGTGaccaaaaaatataattttgttcCTAAATTTTTAGACTTAGGagccaagtgattttttttttctagcttggAGTCCTATCAAACCATATAATATGTAAATGAAACATAATTGTGTCTAACTTCctatcttaaggcccttttagaaacaacaattttcgctcaaagccatcttttgagcgataatcgttgtgtctaactgcactgacattgtgcagttttccttAAGCCGACACTGATCGTTATCTTTCAGCATGCAGAAAGATCAGCGATctgttatcaggaattcacagcaggatacagccgatactattgtttcagctgtatcccgctccttgaagacaggctgggtatgaagaacagagtggtccagctttgttctccataccctgctcggagcgttcggctgtataacagccgggcattTCAAACAGgaaacagttggatgcagaagacaagcggggccacccgcTCAACCCCATGGTCACGTGGGTGGATGTTTTGGTTAATTCAAAGGGGAAAAGTTTCTACTTAGGGCAAAATCTTTTatgtgtgagaagacttataaggtcatgcatgctcctctgggaagtatATGCAAATTGGAAGGTGGAACaatttctctgcagcgccacctactggaaggcagcatttcgtgaagtcaatgtctgaccttttaacaggccttgcaacactaactggaaatataagccaaagccagagcctTCTCAAGACGGAAAAGAGAACCATCTGTAGAAGACTCtagttttggcttatattcccagtcattgctacaaggccggttaaaaggtcagacattgacttgcgggTATGCTGTCTTCTAAGAGATGACACTGTAGAGGCACATGCTCACATGAATTAGTGCAGTTTGTTAAGAACTGCTATCATAGAAAAAAATTTCTAAAAcctctttttattacattttagaaCAGTTATATTAAGAAGTCACAGGGAAGAAAACAATTCTATGCAGAAGCTAGCAAATCGACTATAATACTATATGCTGGAAGCAGATTAATAATTAATTATATGACAGATTACCCTGAGAAAGGTAGAACGTGATGGATCTTTTTCAATTTACTGTATATAACAATCTGGATGAAATACAGAAAACACATAAAGGCAAAAGGAAGGAAATgtaaaaggagaaatgtaaacTATATATTGTGGACTATATTAAGCCACAAGGAAAGTATGTGGAAAGAAGAAAACTAGAGGAAAGGACCTGATGGAGTGAGGAAAAGGAGGCATAAATAACACCGAAATGCATAGATAATCCAATAAACCCGGACattggctgccttcacatctgtggcGGGGACTCcgttttctgctccattcgggaagcaggaaaggggaatccctgtggctgaaCAGGTTCGTCTTATGGCGGAACCAAACATCGCCCAACAGACCGCATTGACTTAGCTGCCCAGCCTTTTACCGTAGCTGCAGCACTATTTCTACCGGTATTTTGATCTGGATCTGCAATAGAACCTCCGACcagtgagagccgtgcctgcagttacaagtgccggccactacatggaaggtcggcgcagaggcttccgctccaaatacacagaggtcggagtggaagcctccgcgtTGGCCAccttatagtggccggcgcttgtaactacaggcacagcttgccttgatttcaatgagagccgtgcctgcagttacaagcgccggccattacacagaggtcagcaaGGAAGCTcccacgccgacctctgtgttatggcggcgctgacagcatgtgcccgctcagctgatcagtcggggtcccaagcgacggagcctggctgatcaactattgatcataggtcatcaatagtatttccctagaaATCCCCTTTAGGTGATGCAGACAAATATTGTATTACTCTTGTCACTGTATATTTTGCTTTACCATATCTGATATAAAAAGTTGCTTTCAGCTACAATATCCCTGCTATAATTTGTAAAATATGGATGTTGAATGTTTTCCTGAAATTAGATTTTTTAATCTGCTGAATAATTGAAGAAATGGCTTGCCATGCATGATTTAGCATCGCACCGCTGTCAGTATGTAATTAGACTTCTATTAAACCCTAGTCATTTTTAGAGTCAAACCCATAGCAGAAGGATGAGAACTGGGGGATGTGGGTGGATACCTGTTGAGGACTTTTTGGGGGTTGACTCGGAAGCTGCAGATGTCTTACGCTCTTCCTGATCTTGGGTCTGATGATGGGAGAAGCCAATAATAGTCCTTCTGCGTCTTAGAGTGGTCTTTGGGTTCACAGCAGTCTCTGTATTGAACAAGGAGTGGTGGGAGCTGGCATGCTTGTCGAATAGCTCTCCTGCGGGGGAAATAATAGGAAAGAACATCACCAGGAGATAAAAAGAATATTTAACCTCTTAGTAACGAGCCTATTGTTTgatttaaggaccaagcgattatCATTGTCGCAGTGTTCTATTTTGAATGGCACCACTCTAGGGGTGTatgacttttattacattttcttttatttggggggtaggggtggggggtggaagaaCCCCTCAGAATTTCCGGCATTACTTTTGGATTTTATTCTAACGGCTCTcgccattcggtaaaaataacacaGCAACCTTCTTATCTGGatcggcacgattactgcgataccaagtttatatagattttttaaatttttacacactTAAAACAGGTTTTTAAAGAAaagcaattgaatctgcatcatcgCATTCTAAAAcccacagcatttttatttttctggcaacagagctctgagggcttgttttttgtgggaccagctatagatttaaccctttccaatccactgtctgacctctgaagacattatgatttaaaggggttgtctcgcgaaagcaagtggggttaagcacttctgtatggccatattaatgcactttgtaatatacatcgtgcattaaatatgagccatacagaagttattcacttaccttccctgcgctggcgtccccgtctccatggctccgtctaacttcagtgtctaatcgcccgattagacgcgcttgcgcagaagggtcttctgccttcgggtctgtccggcagcagcggcgttctggctccgccccttctacgcgtcatcgtgtagctccgccccatcacgtgtgccgattccagcctcctgattggctggaatcggcacacgtgacagggcggagctacgcaatgacgcgtagaaggggcggagccagaacgccgctcgtgccagaccgagccgaaagcagaagacccttctgcgcaagcgcgtctaatcgggcgattagacgctgaagttagacggagccatggagacggggacgccagcgcagggaaggtaagtgaataacttctgtatggctcatatttaatgcacgatgtatattacaaagtgcattaatatggccatacagaagtgcttaaccccacttgctttcgcgagacaacccctttaaggctgtacagctccgatgttggaagacatctgtcagggttctcttactgtatattgccagcctctctgctgtcggagcctatccaacgtgtcacctcatgcagtactggctctagccagcagatagcgccgttttataacggcagaaaaaaaagtaagccccctaggaaaccaggatacaaattggattggaaagaattcattggtaccagtttgaggcaTGCATGACTTTCGGATTGCATTTTTTGAGAGGCGAACAAAAGAGAAGATGGCAATTCTGGCGTTAGTTTTTGGAtggcacccagaaggggtgtgagaagacacctgaaaagtgagtgaggagacttataaggccatgcatgcgcctctgggtaatttatgcaaataaggaagatggaacaatacctctgcagcgcca
Protein-coding sequences here:
- the NHSL2 gene encoding NHS-like protein 2 isoform X2, producing MMGNSPHKQRSKKHHRMQPATAASTLDHSKLSNWQQQPVNVFLSSKRPPCVEELHQEAELNLQSLLQGDCFAEEFEDRYLDTKVTGQTFRYSALSQSTTLPPETPTRSTPRRLEFVYLPTNRRVSEDETTTVGVRPRETCLSLPTTPDKQVAWIKAFPFPIPEERRWHQSNSIQTNIVPINVSGELFDKHASSHHSLFNTETAVNPKTTLRRRRTIIGFSHHQTQDQEERKTSAASESTPKKSSTGNVNGMTSSDQNLDPPDSPPAKSESSHGRHPGGRAATPHPQQLPLRKTFSDLGHILQSPSSMDSASMIYSSPPCNGSKDTANSNCQGNTFNYMTPSSPVKSQQSHASELARGSSTSMASPGISKSGSFKIRKDNTRTNLGSSCSSATLPSPSVEQIKIEKSKSVFYPSHSGASNMTNSSTLPTSSSECTFRERSLSMPTDSGSMSSVDITYTENRRGSGDYALNYPSGSSEESTSTENVSAVTDQESAERRRSRSISLRKPKKKPSPPARSVSLIKDISGQKLQPVATMPKDQRPKSLCIAYDSQGNSYVQTSVQGNATMPTSRSMHFNQNWNFGDCRSSDLHRTLSGSSTATGTTVIECKRVQGSSESLTSLFNSRATTPSQVSIETDSKMSSPGKPPGLMSPSSGYSSQSETPTAIPTSLILGHSPYQTNRIRPMVPERKSSLPAVSPIDRSPNIRQTFDLPLTPPTHLDLTSVRKSSKNKVRTSRNHSESTFSSKSPNQKTSPVQPIMPMVTQSDLRSIRLRSVSKSEADDSLDIVDHIEELTDEAFPLPEKKTKPPVAEKPPMSRRPNSLSYRSTAVTPESPVMSPSSPGKYLRDQSSPQDAYMVIGTMRPKKNYDNEARMETPPSLDPSPPPDSYFQTTSSDIRCYSQISAEEDEFMKGKLFPERISLHSLTYIDKKRIKVPPPIPKKPSGIHLPVASPPPPSQMASSSSEQRLSPIINMGYGASSFPDIIEFQKYSSEGFYHAAQPDLVSVDTCPGNYIESQEESKCVSSKTADSIIEDDDEVFVSSRTTEDLFTVIHRSKRKLLGWKDSGDSFGSRQSSVSPVKNSSSSNSDSSYGTLSISRTSSKNEDFKALLQRKGSKSSLGSRPSAAELLKTTNPLARRVMNEFAPEIEKSGHTKTLP
- the NHSL2 gene encoding NHS-like protein 2 isoform X1 — translated: MPFYKRLVKPQSPWGKPQFVVRLKLENLTSKHLEANTLIVEGIEIRPSGQRHVPAFNRYPLPWFYNKENVGLTVCDPSEGFRSGQYLMFQSSTVPVREYKDIYHRGLIALLLQLADLSRLSLSIFEELEEELLLFNKRITELHHRTGTVYWDLFKSSRKGTAATNGCLVQAASTLDHSKLSNWQQQPVNVFLSSKRPPCVEELHQEAELNLQSLLQGDCFAEEFEDRYLDTKVTGQTFRYSALSQSTTLPPETPTRSTPRRLEFVYLPTNRRVSEDETTTVGVRPRETCLSLPTTPDKQVAWIKAFPFPIPEERRWHQSNSIQTNIVPINVSGELFDKHASSHHSLFNTETAVNPKTTLRRRRTIIGFSHHQTQDQEERKTSAASESTPKKSSTGNVNGMTSSDQNLDPPDSPPAKSESSHGRHPGGRAATPHPQQLPLRKTFSDLGHILQSPSSMDSASMIYSSPPCNGSKDTANSNCQGNTFNYMTPSSPVKSQQSHASELARGSSTSMASPGISKSGSFKIRKDNTRTNLGSSCSSATLPSPSVEQIKIEKSKSVFYPSHSGASNMTNSSTLPTSSSECTFRERSLSMPTDSGSMSSVDITYTENRRGSGDYALNYPSGSSEESTSTENVSAVTDQESAERRRSRSISLRKPKKKPSPPARSVSLIKDISGQKLQPVATMPKDQRPKSLCIAYDSQGNSYVQTSVQGNATMPTSRSMHFNQNWNFGDCRSSDLHRTLSGSSTATGTTVIECKRVQGSSESLTSLFNSRATTPSQVSIETDSKMSSPGKPPGLMSPSSGYSSQSETPTAIPTSLILGHSPYQTNRIRPMVPERKSSLPAVSPIDRSPNIRQTFDLPLTPPTHLDLTSVRKSSKNKVRTSRNHSESTFSSKSPNQKTSPVQPIMPMVTQSDLRSIRLRSVSKSEADDSLDIVDHIEELTDEAFPLPEKKTKPPVAEKPPMSRRPNSLSYRSTAVTPESPVMSPSSPGKYLRDQSSPQDAYMVIGTMRPKKNYDNEARMETPPSLDPSPPPDSYFQTTSSDIRCYSQISAEEDEFMKGKLFPERISLHSLTYIDKKRIKVPPPIPKKPSGIHLPVASPPPPSQMASSSSEQRLSPIINMGYGASSFPDIIEFQKYSSEGFYHAAQPDLVSVDTCPGNYIESQEESKCVSSKTADSIIEDDDEVFVSSRTTEDLFTVIHRSKRKLLGWKDSGDSFGSRQSSVSPVKNSSSSNSDSSYGTLSISRTSSKNEDFKALLQRKGSKSSLGSRPSAAELLKTTNPLARRVMNEFAPEIEKSGHTKTLP
- the NHSL2 gene encoding NHS-like protein 2 isoform X3, yielding MDKALASIARGKAASTLDHSKLSNWQQQPVNVFLSSKRPPCVEELHQEAELNLQSLLQGDCFAEEFEDRYLDTKVTGQTFRYSALSQSTTLPPETPTRSTPRRLEFVYLPTNRRVSEDETTTVGVRPRETCLSLPTTPDKQVAWIKAFPFPIPEERRWHQSNSIQTNIVPINVSGELFDKHASSHHSLFNTETAVNPKTTLRRRRTIIGFSHHQTQDQEERKTSAASESTPKKSSTGNVNGMTSSDQNLDPPDSPPAKSESSHGRHPGGRAATPHPQQLPLRKTFSDLGHILQSPSSMDSASMIYSSPPCNGSKDTANSNCQGNTFNYMTPSSPVKSQQSHASELARGSSTSMASPGISKSGSFKIRKDNTRTNLGSSCSSATLPSPSVEQIKIEKSKSVFYPSHSGASNMTNSSTLPTSSSECTFRERSLSMPTDSGSMSSVDITYTENRRGSGDYALNYPSGSSEESTSTENVSAVTDQESAERRRSRSISLRKPKKKPSPPARSVSLIKDISGQKLQPVATMPKDQRPKSLCIAYDSQGNSYVQTSVQGNATMPTSRSMHFNQNWNFGDCRSSDLHRTLSGSSTATGTTVIECKRVQGSSESLTSLFNSRATTPSQVSIETDSKMSSPGKPPGLMSPSSGYSSQSETPTAIPTSLILGHSPYQTNRIRPMVPERKSSLPAVSPIDRSPNIRQTFDLPLTPPTHLDLTSVRKSSKNKVRTSRNHSESTFSSKSPNQKTSPVQPIMPMVTQSDLRSIRLRSVSKSEADDSLDIVDHIEELTDEAFPLPEKKTKPPVAEKPPMSRRPNSLSYRSTAVTPESPVMSPSSPGKYLRDQSSPQDAYMVIGTMRPKKNYDNEARMETPPSLDPSPPPDSYFQTTSSDIRCYSQISAEEDEFMKGKLFPERISLHSLTYIDKKRIKVPPPIPKKPSGIHLPVASPPPPSQMASSSSEQRLSPIINMGYGASSFPDIIEFQKYSSEGFYHAAQPDLVSVDTCPGNYIESQEESKCVSSKTADSIIEDDDEVFVSSRTTEDLFTVIHRSKRKLLGWKDSGDSFGSRQSSVSPVKNSSSSNSDSSYGTLSISRTSSKNEDFKALLQRKGSKSSLGSRPSAAELLKTTNPLARRVMNEFAPEIEKSGHTKTLP